A single genomic interval of Sphingopyxis sp. CCNWLW2 harbors:
- the galB gene encoding beta-galactosidase GalB: MGDPAETTTDLRYDVRPAYDDSGDGKVADARPDEAQRTADAGLKVLKRWILPTANPFIKDPAKRHVRPSGNPGGDVSYVQPGFDDSGWTKVDLPHDWAIAGPFITEGPYGGMGRLKSWGVGWYRRSIDVPAADAGKSIFLDVDGAMSYATVWLNGKIVGGWPYGYNSWRVDLTPYVVPGGKNVLAIRLDNPPASARWYPGGGLYRDIWLTKTAPVRVAQWGGTVTTSGVSARSAQIALRLAIDNAGNTPAAVSATTEIYALDAAGRRGKAVARITHGPGQVAAAGGSLTLEGGTTLLRPRLWGPPPTQAPNLYLAVSTIRHAGRVTDVYETRFGIREVRLDPDRGMIVNGEPIRIQGVNNHHDLGALGAAFNRRAAQRQLEILREMGTNAVRMSHNPPAPGLLDLADEMGFVVIDEVFDSWELKKTPLDFHLIFPEWHEADLRAMIRRDRNHPSIILWSVGNEVGEQYSGEAGAKLTRDLVAIAKDEDPTRLATVAMNYSKADMPMPGAVDVVSLNYQGAGIRGIVGQYPAFREKFPDKLILSSESASALSSRGEYLFPVAGAISGPVRPWSGGDPKTHQVSAYELHAADFGSAPDRVFASDDQHRYVAGEFVWTGFDYLGEPTPYYTSRSSYSGIVDLAGFPKDRFWLYQARWRPDLKFAHILPHWTWPGREGEITPVHVFSSADEAELFVNGKSQGRIKKRDFEYRFRWDYVAYEPGEIRVDTWKAGKPWASSSAKTAGPAATLQLKPDRAAIAGDGKDLSFVTLRVVDTTGTMARTAKNPVRFSIEGPGEIVATDNGDPTDMTPFPSRERKAFNGLALVIVRGVPGQSGTVTVRAEAEGLAPASVTLRTGQAKGKPAAR, from the coding sequence ATGGGTGACCCTGCAGAGACGACCACCGACCTTCGCTACGACGTGCGCCCTGCCTATGATGACAGCGGCGACGGCAAGGTCGCCGACGCCCGCCCCGACGAGGCCCAACGGACGGCCGACGCCGGGTTGAAGGTGCTTAAGCGCTGGATCCTGCCAACCGCCAATCCCTTCATCAAGGACCCGGCCAAGCGCCATGTCCGCCCGTCGGGCAACCCCGGCGGCGATGTTTCCTATGTCCAGCCCGGTTTCGACGACAGCGGCTGGACCAAGGTCGACCTGCCGCACGACTGGGCGATCGCCGGACCGTTCATCACCGAGGGCCCCTATGGCGGCATGGGGCGGCTGAAGAGCTGGGGCGTCGGCTGGTATCGCCGATCGATCGATGTTCCCGCGGCCGATGCGGGCAAATCCATCTTCCTCGATGTCGATGGCGCGATGTCCTATGCCACCGTGTGGCTCAACGGAAAGATCGTGGGCGGCTGGCCCTACGGCTATAACAGCTGGCGGGTCGACCTGACGCCCTATGTCGTCCCCGGCGGCAAGAATGTGCTGGCGATCCGCCTCGACAATCCGCCCGCCTCGGCGCGCTGGTATCCCGGCGGCGGTCTCTACCGCGACATCTGGTTGACCAAGACCGCGCCGGTGCGCGTCGCGCAATGGGGCGGCACCGTCACCACGAGCGGTGTATCCGCCCGGTCCGCACAGATCGCCCTGCGCCTCGCTATCGACAATGCCGGCAATACCCCAGCCGCTGTCTCCGCGACGACCGAGATTTATGCACTCGACGCCGCCGGCCGCCGCGGAAAGGCCGTCGCACGCATCACCCATGGCCCGGGCCAAGTGGCGGCCGCTGGCGGCAGCCTGACCCTCGAGGGCGGCACGACGCTGCTCCGCCCGCGACTATGGGGTCCGCCGCCGACACAGGCGCCGAACCTCTATCTCGCGGTTTCCACCATCCGGCATGCCGGACGCGTCACCGATGTCTATGAAACGCGCTTCGGTATTCGCGAAGTCCGGCTCGATCCCGACCGCGGCATGATCGTCAACGGCGAGCCGATCCGCATCCAGGGCGTCAACAATCACCACGACCTCGGCGCGCTCGGCGCCGCCTTCAACCGCCGTGCAGCGCAGCGCCAGCTGGAAATCCTGCGCGAGATGGGGACGAACGCGGTGCGGATGAGCCATAATCCCCCCGCCCCCGGCCTGCTCGACCTTGCCGACGAGATGGGCTTTGTCGTAATCGACGAAGTGTTCGACAGCTGGGAGCTCAAAAAGACCCCGCTCGATTTCCACCTGATCTTCCCTGAATGGCACGAGGCGGACCTGCGCGCGATGATCCGCCGCGATCGCAACCATCCGTCGATCATCCTGTGGAGCGTCGGCAATGAGGTCGGCGAGCAATATAGCGGCGAAGCCGGCGCAAAGCTGACCCGCGACCTTGTCGCCATTGCGAAGGACGAGGACCCGACGCGGCTGGCCACCGTCGCGATGAACTATTCGAAGGCCGATATGCCGATGCCGGGCGCGGTCGATGTCGTCAGCCTGAACTATCAGGGCGCGGGCATCCGCGGCATCGTCGGCCAATATCCCGCCTTCCGCGAAAAATTCCCCGACAAGCTGATCCTGAGCAGCGAAAGCGCCTCGGCGCTCAGCAGTCGCGGCGAATATCTGTTCCCCGTCGCGGGCGCGATCAGCGGACCCGTCCGGCCCTGGTCGGGCGGCGATCCGAAGACGCATCAGGTCAGTGCCTATGAGCTGCACGCCGCCGACTTCGGATCGGCGCCCGACCGGGTATTCGCCAGCGACGACCAGCACCGCTATGTCGCCGGCGAATTTGTGTGGACGGGTTTCGACTATCTGGGCGAGCCCACCCCTTATTATACGTCGCGCAGCTCCTATTCGGGGATCGTCGATCTTGCGGGTTTTCCCAAGGACCGCTTCTGGCTGTACCAGGCGCGGTGGCGGCCCGACCTTAAATTCGCGCATATCCTGCCGCACTGGACGTGGCCGGGGCGCGAGGGGGAGATCACGCCGGTCCATGTCTTCAGCTCGGCCGACGAGGCCGAATTGTTCGTGAACGGCAAGTCGCAGGGCCGGATCAAGAAGCGCGACTTTGAATATCGCTTCCGCTGGGATTATGTCGCCTATGAACCCGGCGAGATCCGCGTCGACACATGGAAAGCGGGCAAGCCTTGGGCCAGTTCGAGCGCCAAGACAGCCGGCCCCGCCGCTACGCTGCAACTGAAGCCCGACCGCGCCGCGATCGCCGGCGATGGTAAGGATTTGTCCTTCGTTACGCTGCGCGTCGTCGACACCACTGGGACGATGGCGCGAACAGCGAAAAATCCGGTTCGCTTCAGCATCGAGGGGCCGGGCGAGATCGTCGCGACCGACAATGGCGATCCCACCGACATGACGCCCTTCCCATCGCGCGAGCGCAAGGCGTTCAACGGCCTCGCGCTGGTGATCGTGCGCGGCGTGCCGGGCCAGTCGGGCACGGTGACGGTCCGCGCCGAGGCCGAAGGACTTGCTCCCGCGAGCGTCACGCTCCGGACCGGTCAGGCGAAGGGGAAGCCTGCCGCCCGTTGA
- a CDS encoding glycosyl hydrolase 115 family protein, which translates to MRNILGAAGSVTTLLWAPPALACSTPVSICPSAGDGSFTLIAGERPATVIVEAASDSAVRIAANGFARDLERVSGTAPRRAADPAKANGDVVIAGVLGESAAIDALVENGKLSVRDLTGRWEAYRQVVVDRPWPGVRRALIIVGADRRGAAFGLYDLSEKIGVSPLYWWADVPVVRRANLYVTAGARIDQPKVRYRGFFINDEDPGFKSWTQKQFGGQNSRAYAHVFELLLRMKGNYLWPAMWAPKAFNDDDPQNKIVADAMGVVMGTSHHEPMTRAQDEWHRDTGKGINGGAWDYASNAANLRSFWRGGIERMMSKGDGKGYESLVTVGMRGDGDEAMAEGTATQLLETIVRDQRRIIAEVTGKPADRTPQVWALYKEVQDYYDQGMRVPDDVTLLFADDNWGQIRRLPAASTPRKGGYGVYYHFDYVGGPRNYKWLNTVQIEKTWQQMDLAYAMGARDMWIVNVGDIKPVEYPLQYFMKQAWDPEAMTAEALAAYPRQWAAATFGAAQAEPIAALITRYGQLAARRKPELIDPGSFALGGVTADTLDGGEFGAMVAEWDALEADMMRAKAALPAAQRDAFFQLVEHPVLALGNLYRLYYAVAWNRKLAAAGDRRANVFADRAEAAYRRDQEIADAYHTLNGGKWDGMMLQTHIGYTDWQQPKVQTMPAVSRVAGSAGPIRFVAGPVAEVAIAIEAVDFAQSNAGKGLRWQAIPHLGRTKGAVVALPQGRGPTEQQDDVRLDYPFTFAVAGELELQLHLAPTLDVSGKRTQRIGVSIDDGPMRELVHHMDPTTDGGERADQRNWTQAVKENAVLLSARFPDVGAGRHVVRVWRLDDNVVLQRIVAGRGPIAPSYLGPMPAAAN; encoded by the coding sequence ATGCGGAATATCTTGGGCGCGGCGGGATCGGTCACGACCTTGCTGTGGGCGCCGCCGGCCCTTGCCTGTTCGACGCCCGTATCAATTTGCCCCAGTGCCGGTGACGGCAGCTTTACGCTGATCGCCGGCGAGCGTCCGGCAACGGTGATCGTCGAGGCGGCATCCGATTCGGCGGTGCGTATCGCGGCGAACGGTTTTGCCAGGGATCTGGAGCGCGTGAGCGGGACGGCGCCGCGCCGCGCCGCCGATCCGGCGAAGGCGAACGGCGACGTCGTGATTGCCGGGGTGCTCGGCGAAAGCGCCGCGATCGACGCGCTGGTGGAAAACGGCAAGCTGTCCGTGCGCGACCTCACCGGCCGATGGGAGGCGTATCGGCAGGTCGTCGTCGACCGTCCCTGGCCGGGGGTCCGCCGCGCCTTGATCATCGTTGGCGCCGATCGGCGCGGCGCGGCCTTCGGCCTTTACGACCTGTCGGAAAAGATCGGCGTGTCGCCGCTCTATTGGTGGGCCGACGTGCCCGTCGTCCGCCGCGCCAACCTGTACGTCACCGCGGGCGCGCGCATCGACCAGCCAAAGGTGCGTTACCGCGGCTTTTTCATCAACGACGAGGATCCGGGGTTCAAAAGCTGGACCCAAAAGCAGTTCGGCGGCCAGAATTCCAGAGCCTATGCCCATGTCTTCGAGCTGCTTTTGCGGATGAAGGGCAATTATCTGTGGCCGGCGATGTGGGCGCCCAAGGCGTTTAATGACGACGATCCGCAGAACAAGATAGTCGCCGACGCGATGGGCGTGGTGATGGGCACCTCGCATCACGAACCGATGACCCGGGCGCAGGACGAATGGCACCGCGACACCGGCAAGGGGATCAACGGCGGTGCGTGGGACTATGCCAGCAACGCCGCGAACCTGCGCAGCTTCTGGCGCGGCGGGATCGAGCGGATGATGTCGAAGGGCGACGGCAAGGGGTATGAAAGCCTTGTCACCGTCGGGATGCGCGGCGACGGCGACGAGGCGATGGCCGAGGGGACCGCGACGCAGTTGCTCGAGACGATCGTCCGCGACCAGCGCCGCATCATCGCCGAGGTCACCGGCAAGCCAGCCGACCGGACGCCGCAGGTCTGGGCGCTCTACAAGGAAGTGCAGGATTATTACGATCAGGGAATGCGTGTGCCCGACGACGTCACCTTGCTCTTCGCCGACGATAATTGGGGCCAGATCCGCCGGCTTCCCGCCGCCAGCACACCGCGCAAGGGCGGCTACGGCGTCTATTATCACTTCGATTATGTCGGCGGCCCGCGCAACTATAAGTGGTTGAACACCGTCCAGATCGAAAAGACGTGGCAACAGATGGACCTCGCCTATGCGATGGGCGCGCGCGACATGTGGATCGTCAATGTCGGCGACATCAAGCCGGTCGAATATCCGCTGCAATATTTCATGAAGCAGGCGTGGGATCCCGAGGCGATGACCGCCGAGGCGCTCGCCGCCTATCCAAGGCAATGGGCGGCGGCGACCTTTGGTGCCGCGCAGGCGGAGCCGATCGCCGCGCTGATCACGCGCTATGGCCAGCTTGCGGCGCGGCGGAAGCCCGAGCTGATCGATCCGGGCAGCTTCGCGCTCGGCGGGGTGACCGCCGATACGCTCGACGGCGGCGAGTTCGGCGCGATGGTCGCCGAATGGGATGCGCTGGAGGCCGACATGATGCGCGCGAAGGCGGCGCTCCCAGCCGCGCAGCGCGACGCCTTTTTCCAGCTGGTCGAACATCCGGTCCTCGCGCTCGGCAATCTCTACCGCCTCTATTATGCCGTCGCGTGGAACCGCAAACTGGCCGCGGCGGGCGATCGGCGCGCCAATGTCTTCGCCGACCGCGCCGAGGCGGCCTATCGCCGCGACCAGGAGATTGCCGACGCCTACCATACGCTGAACGGTGGCAAATGGGATGGCATGATGTTGCAGACGCACATCGGCTATACCGACTGGCAGCAGCCGAAGGTGCAGACCATGCCCGCGGTGTCGCGCGTCGCTGGCAGTGCGGGTCCGATCCGCTTCGTCGCCGGACCGGTCGCCGAGGTTGCGATCGCGATCGAGGCGGTCGACTTCGCGCAATCGAACGCGGGCAAGGGCCTGCGCTGGCAGGCGATCCCGCATCTCGGCCGCACCAAGGGCGCAGTCGTCGCGCTGCCGCAGGGGCGCGGGCCGACGGAGCAGCAGGACGATGTGCGGCTGGACTATCCGTTTACGTTCGCCGTGGCGGGCGAACTCGAGCTGCAACTCCATCTGGCGCCGACGCTCGATGTGTCGGGCAAACGCACCCAGCGCATCGGGGTGTCGATCGACGACGGCCCGATGCGCGAACTGGTCCACCATATGGATCCGACGACCGATGGCGGCGAGCGCGCGGATCAGCGCAATTGGACACAGGCGGTCAAGGAGAATGCCGTCCTGCTGTCGGCGCGCTTTCCCGACGTCGGCGCCGGACGGCATGTCGTTCGCGTCTGGCGGCTCGACGACAATGTCGTGCTCCAGCGGATCGTCGCGGGGCGCGGCCCGATCGCGCCGTCCTATCTGGGTCCGATGCCGGCCGCCGCGAATTAA
- a CDS encoding glycoside hydrolase family 43 protein, with protein MKSFNGIAFGAALVALASVSACSPGDQTAAESEKAGKKAYLSQPLVSDIYTADPSAHVWDGKIYVYPSHDIDGPTPEDDLGAHFEMRDYRVLSMDSIGGPVTVHPVGLDVKDVPWAEKQMWAPDAAFKNGTYYLYFPAKDKEGAFRIGVATSKSPVGPFKANPQPIKGSFSIDPAVFTDDDGKSYMYFGGIWGGQLQRNTTGTYDPDGSKTDLKAPDKPALAPKIARMADDMTEFAEKPRDVVILDKSGKPILGGDGDRRFFEASWMHKYKGKYYFSYSTGDTHYLVYATGTSPYGPFTYQGRILEPVDGWTTHHSIVEWDGRWWLFYADTQLSGQTRLRNAKVTELFYNPDGTIKTINPFVK; from the coding sequence ATGAAGAGTTTCAACGGCATCGCTTTTGGCGCCGCGCTGGTCGCGCTGGCCAGTGTGTCGGCTTGTAGCCCGGGCGATCAGACGGCCGCCGAAAGCGAAAAGGCGGGAAAAAAGGCCTATCTCTCGCAGCCGCTCGTCAGCGACATCTATACCGCCGACCCCTCGGCCCATGTCTGGGACGGCAAAATCTATGTTTATCCCAGTCACGACATCGACGGCCCCACGCCCGAGGACGATCTCGGTGCGCATTTCGAGATGCGCGACTATCGCGTGCTCAGCATGGACAGCATCGGCGGTCCGGTGACCGTCCATCCCGTCGGGCTCGACGTGAAGGATGTACCCTGGGCCGAAAAGCAGATGTGGGCGCCCGATGCCGCGTTCAAGAACGGCACCTATTATCTCTATTTTCCGGCCAAGGACAAAGAGGGCGCCTTCCGCATCGGCGTCGCAACGTCGAAATCGCCGGTCGGTCCGTTCAAGGCCAATCCGCAGCCGATCAAGGGAAGCTTTTCGATCGATCCGGCGGTGTTCACTGACGACGACGGCAAATCCTATATGTATTTCGGCGGCATCTGGGGCGGCCAGCTGCAACGCAACACGACCGGCACCTATGATCCCGACGGATCGAAAACCGACCTCAAGGCCCCCGACAAGCCCGCGCTCGCGCCCAAGATCGCACGCATGGCCGACGACATGACCGAGTTCGCCGAAAAGCCGCGCGATGTCGTGATCCTCGACAAGTCGGGCAAGCCGATCCTCGGCGGCGACGGCGATCGCCGCTTTTTTGAGGCGTCGTGGATGCACAAATATAAAGGCAAATATTATTTCAGCTATTCGACGGGCGACACGCACTATCTCGTCTATGCGACGGGCACCTCGCCCTATGGTCCGTTCACCTATCAGGGCCGTATCCTTGAACCCGTCGACGGCTGGACGACGCATCATTCGATCGTCGAGTGGGACGGGCGCTGGTGGCTTTTCTATGCCGACACCCAGCTGTCGGGCCAGACGCGGCTGCGCAACGCCAAGGTCACCGAGCTGTTCTACAATCCCGACGGCACGATCAAGACGATCAATCCCTTCGTGAAATAA
- the xylB gene encoding xylulokinase, with amino-acid sequence MFLGIDIGTSGVKAVVLDEHGAVVVQGTAALTVQRPQPLWSEQDPDAWWQATTAAVRAIDPAVRRAVRGVGLAGQMHGATLLGADDRPLRPAILWNDGRSAAECAELEAREPRLRAISGNIAMPGFTAPKLAWVAAYEPEIFAATRTVLLPKDYVRLQMTGEKASDMSDAAGTLWLDVAKRTWSADLLAATGLSAEHMPRLVEGTELTGKLRADVAELWGMDAVPVTGGGGDNAAGAAGVGVVQDGDALLSLGTSGVTFVATRDFRPNPERAVHAFCHCLPDLWHQMSVHLSAAACIDWVAKLTGAAGAAELFARAESSGPASGPEIFLPYLSGERTPHNDAEVRAGFLQLDNDTTPERLAQAVLEGVAFALADGLDALRDAGTRVDRLSVIGGGARSRYWGETLAAALDVELVYLKGGEVGPALGAARLAQLAVDGGSPADICVAPPVAHSIAPDAGIAERLAPKLAAFRTAYPRITPRTP; translated from the coding sequence GTGTTCCTAGGCATCGATATCGGCACCTCGGGGGTGAAGGCGGTCGTGCTCGACGAGCATGGCGCGGTCGTCGTGCAGGGCACCGCCGCCCTCACCGTCCAGCGCCCGCAGCCGCTGTGGTCCGAACAGGACCCCGACGCGTGGTGGCAGGCAACGACCGCGGCGGTGCGCGCGATCGACCCCGCCGTCCGCCGCGCGGTTCGGGGCGTCGGCCTGGCGGGGCAGATGCACGGCGCGACGCTGCTGGGCGCCGACGACCGGCCGTTGCGGCCCGCGATCCTGTGGAACGATGGCCGGTCGGCCGCCGAATGCGCCGAACTGGAAGCGCGCGAGCCCCGGCTCCGCGCAATTTCGGGCAATATCGCAATGCCTGGCTTCACTGCGCCCAAACTGGCTTGGGTTGCGGCGTACGAACCCGAAATCTTCGCCGCGACACGTACCGTGCTGCTACCCAAGGATTATGTGCGGCTGCAGATGACCGGCGAAAAGGCGTCCGACATGTCCGACGCCGCGGGCACCTTGTGGCTCGATGTCGCGAAGCGCACGTGGAGCGCGGACCTGCTCGCCGCGACCGGGCTATCGGCAGAGCATATGCCGCGCCTGGTGGAGGGAACCGAGCTTACCGGCAAACTGCGCGCCGACGTTGCCGAGCTATGGGGCATGGACGCCGTTCCCGTGACCGGCGGCGGCGGCGACAATGCCGCTGGCGCGGCGGGCGTCGGCGTAGTGCAGGATGGCGACGCGCTGCTGTCGCTCGGCACCTCGGGCGTGACCTTTGTCGCGACGCGCGACTTCCGCCCGAACCCTGAGCGCGCAGTCCACGCCTTCTGCCATTGCCTGCCCGATCTCTGGCATCAGATGTCGGTGCATCTGTCGGCGGCGGCGTGCATCGACTGGGTCGCGAAGCTGACCGGTGCGGCGGGCGCCGCCGAGCTGTTCGCGCGCGCCGAAAGCAGCGGCCCGGCCAGCGGCCCCGAAATCTTCCTCCCTTATCTGTCGGGCGAACGGACTCCGCATAACGATGCCGAGGTCCGCGCCGGTTTCCTGCAACTCGACAATGACACAACCCCCGAACGCCTTGCGCAAGCGGTGCTCGAAGGCGTCGCGTTCGCGCTCGCCGACGGGCTCGACGCGCTGCGCGACGCGGGAACGCGCGTCGACCGGCTGTCGGTAATCGGCGGCGGCGCGCGGTCGCGCTACTGGGGCGAAACACTCGCCGCGGCGCTGGACGTCGAACTCGTCTATCTAAAAGGTGGCGAAGTCGGCCCCGCGCTCGGCGCCGCGCGGCTGGCGCAGCTCGCGGTCGATGGCGGTTCGCCCGCCGATATCTGCGTCGCCCCACCGGTGGCGCACAGCATAGCCCCCGATGCCGGGATCGCCGAGCGGCTGGCGCCCAAGCTCGCCGCCTTTCGCACCGCTTATCCGCGCATCACCCCGCGCACCCCTTGA